A DNA window from Branchiostoma lanceolatum isolate klBraLanc5 chromosome 17, klBraLanc5.hap2, whole genome shotgun sequence contains the following coding sequences:
- the LOC136422985 gene encoding E3 ubiquitin-protein ligase TRIM71-like: MAPQSSTIKFGGKGTGPGKFNTPRGVLVSYDNEIFVSDMGNRRVQVFSMDGVFLREFPTVVPKTAHVMKPYDITIDGSGHLWVLGRDGAAEFVVQYNKEGKTVDSDGHPTNKFSLPPSGRARGIGLDRSRQHILVTGGDASSAIVKILEHDGSLVREFGQDGVLKHPRDVTVNKDGNILVLDKDPNFVHVYDKEGKLQFSFGLPGTGDGQMKAPRNICHDNAGNIVVADWGNRRVELFTSKGEHMRNVGVRDGMGQVHGVAIAPDGKVVVTDWVNHEVTILPNDEDVSYPIREKTSTGSVLIKFGGRGSGPGKFVTPRGVLVSYDNEIFVTDMGNKRVQVFDMEGVFLREFPTVVPKTETVMKPYDITIDGGGQLWVLGREGSAEFVVQYTKDGGTMVSNGQPTNKFSLPPDGRARGIGLDRRRQHILVTGGDASGAIVKVLEHDGSLVREFGGDGHLAHPRDITVNKDGNILVLDRDPQFVHFYDETGKLQSSFGSPGTGDGQMKHPRNICHDNAGNIVVADWGNRRIEMFSPKGEHMHHVGIKGGMGEVHGIAVAPDGKVVMSDWVNDTITILQSSEAV, encoded by the exons ATGGCACCTCAGAGCAGCACCATCAAGTTTGGCGGGAAGGGAACAGGCCCCGGGAAATTCAACACTCCGCGGGGGGTCCTAGTTTCGTACGATAACGAAATCTTCGTGAGCGACATGGGCAATCGTCGCGTCCAGGTCTTCAGCATGGACGGGGTGTTCCTCCGGGAGTTCCCGACAGTCGTGCCGAAGACAGCGCACGTCATGAAGCCCTACGACATCACCATCGACGGCAGCGGCCATCTTTGGGTGCTTGGGCGTGACGGCGCGGCGGAGTTTGTAGTCCAGTACAACAAGGAAGGTAAAACCGTAGACTCGGACGGACATCCGACCAACAAGTTCAGCCTCCCACCGAGCGGCCGTGCCCGCGGAATCGGTCTCGACCGGAGCCGACAGCACATTCTCGTAACGGGGGGTGACGCGAGCAGCGCTATCGTGAAGATATTAGAGCACGACGGGTCGCTGGTGCGAGAATTCGGTCAGGACGGCGTCCTCAAACACCCGAGAGATGTCACCGTCAACAAGGACGGTAACATCCTGGTGTTGGACAAGGACCCGAACTTCGTCCACGTCTACGATAAGGAAGGCAAGCTGCAGTTCAGTTTCGGACTCCCCGGCACCGGCGACGGTCAGATGAAGGCCCCGCGGAACATCTGTCACGACAACGCCGGGAACATCGTCGTAGCTGACTGGGGGAACCGCCGCGTCGAGCTGTTCACTAG CAAGGGCGAGCACATGCGCAACGTCGGCGTACGCGACGGCATGGGGCAGGTTCACGGCGTGGCCATCGCCCCGGACGGGAAGGTCGTGGTGACGGACTGGGTGAACCACGAGGTAACCATCCTGCCGAACGACGAAGATGTTTCCTACCCTATCAGAGAGAAGACCTCGACGGGAAGCGTCCTCATCAAGTTCGGAGGGAGGGGATCGGGGCCCGGTAAATTCGTCACTCCGCGCGGGGTGCTGGTCTCGTACGACAACGAGATATTCGTCACCGACATGGGCAACAAGCGCGTCCAGGTCTTCGACATGGAGGGCGTGTTCCTCCGCGAGTTCCCGACAGTCGTGCCGAAGACGGAAACTGTCATGAAGCCGTACGACATCACCATCGACGGGGGCGGCCAGCTGTGGGTGCTGGGACGAGAGGGGTCGGCGGAGTTCGTCGTGCAGTATACCAAGGATGGCGGCACAATG GTATCCAACGGCCAGCCGACGAACAAGTTCAGCCTCCCGCCAGACGGGCGCGCCCGCGGGATCGGCCTCGACCGCCGCCGGCAGCACATCCTCGTCACCGGGGGCGACGCGAGCGGCGCCATCGTGAAG GTCCTGGAGCACGACGGGTCTCTGGTGCGAGAGTTCGGCGGAGACGGTCACCTCGCTCACCCGCGGGACATCACGGTGAACAAGGACGGCAACATCCTCGTCTTGGACCGCGATCCGCAGTTCGTCCACTTTTACGACGAAACCGGGAAGTTGCAGTCCAGCTTTGGGAGCCCCGGCACCGGCGACGGCCAGATGAAGCATCCCCGAAACATCTGTCACGACAACGCCGGCAACATTGTCGTGGCCGACTGGGGGAACCGCCGTATCGAGATGTTCAGCCCTAAAGGAGAGCACATGCACCACGTCGGCATCAAGGGTGGCATGGGAGAGGTGCACGGCATTGCTGTAGCGCCGGACGGAAAGGTAGTCATGTCAGATTGGGTGAACGACACGATCACCATCCTCCAGAGTTCCGAGGCCGTGTAA